One genomic region from Lynx canadensis isolate LIC74 chromosome E1, mLynCan4.pri.v2, whole genome shotgun sequence encodes:
- the BORCS6 gene encoding LOW QUALITY PROTEIN: BLOC-1-related complex subunit 6 (The sequence of the model RefSeq protein was modified relative to this genomic sequence to represent the inferred CDS: inserted 1 base in 1 codon; deleted 2 bases in 2 codons) has translation MESSQGRPGPEADLPAVGEQQAVIFGGGPGRTPSEPPSGLXASGQDRRKAENVEGASRHPGRPRRLPAAAPSTRAEREARDDEPGAEGTRSGPGSRRGAPGPEPDPHGSSRLKDPEPPEDELASESGCRRGSPGGSGMEVEPQEEDEEAAAAAGRAGRSFSSRLQDSRSLDGLSGACGGTGSAGGAEPGAGGGRRATISSPLELEGTVSRHGDLTHFVANNLQLKIRLSGAPQPPPPAPARPCAAPAPTPAIPPIDPDVLRDLERLSRELGGRVDRLLRGLGGAVQELTALSVGCIQTYRDAVDSLGEAVDMSIKGMYTLLARCEELERALQPVQGLARQVRDIRRTLEVLEALCK, from the exons ATGGAGTCGTCCCAGGGGCGGCCTGGGCCCGAGGCGGACCTCCCGGCTGTAGGGGAGCAGCAAGCCGTGATCTTCGGCGGCGGGCCGGGCCGAACCCCCTCTGAGCCGCCCTCAGGCC CCGCGTCTGGGCAGGATAGGCGGAAGGCCGAGAACGTTGAGGGCGCGAGCCGCCACCCGGGGCGTCCCCGAAGACTTCCAGCCGCGGCGCCGTCCACCCGGGCCGAGCGGGAGGCTCGGGACGACGAGCCCGGC GCGGAGGGGACGCGGTCCGGGCCGGGTAGCCGCCGGGGGGCGCCGGGCCCTGAGCCCGACCCCCACGGGTCCTCCCGGCTGAAGGACCCGGAGCCACCGGAGGACGAGCTTGCATCCGAGAGCGGCTGCCGTCGAGGGAGCCCGGGAGGCAGCGGGATGGAGGTGGAGCCGCAGGAGGAAGacgaggaggcggcggcggcggctggcaGGGCTGGCCGCTCGTTCTCCAGCCGCCTTCAGGACAGCCGCAGCCTGGACGGGCTGAGCGGGGCGTGCGGCGGTACCGGGTCCGCAGGGGGTGCCGAGCccggcgcgggcggcgggcgcCGCGCCACCATCTCCAGCCCCCTGGAGCTCGAAGGCACCGTGAGCCGCCATGGCGACCTCACCCACTTCGTCGCCAACAACCTGCAGCTCAAGATTCGTCTGAGCGGCGCCCCtcagcccccgccccctgcccctgcgCGGCCCTGCGCGGCGCCCGCACCGACTCCCGCCATTCCTCCCATCGAC CCCGACGTGCTGCGGGACCTGGAGCGGCTGAGTCGGGAGCTGGGCGGCAGGGTGGACCGTCTGCTGCGCGGGCTGGGTGGCGCGGTGCAGGAGCTGACGGCGCTGAGCGTGGGCTGCATCCAGACGTACCGCGACGCCGTGGACTCCCTAGGCGAAGCCGTGGACATGAGCATCAAGGGCATGTACACCCTGCTGGCCCGCTGTGAGGAGCTGGAGCGGGCGCTACAGCCAGTTCAGGGGCTGGCGCGCCAAGTCCGGGATATCCGACGCACCCTGGAGGTGTTGGAGGCCCTGTGCAAGTGA